A genome region from Leifsonia sp. Root112D2 includes the following:
- the pyrR gene encoding bifunctional pyr operon transcriptional regulator/uracil phosphoribosyltransferase PyrR → MTVRTVLQQADITRALTRISHEILESNRGSAGLVLLGIPTRGVFLARRIAENLERIDPSISADALSGSLDVTMYRDDLSHNRTRTPQPTQVPTAIDGKTVVLVDDVLFSGRTIRAALDALNDLGRPRAVRLAVLVDRGHRELPIRADFVGKNLPSATHERINVHLTEFDGDEFVTIESATSDEGEDER, encoded by the coding sequence TTGACGGTACGCACTGTACTGCAGCAGGCTGACATCACCCGCGCGTTGACTCGCATCTCCCACGAGATCCTGGAGTCCAATCGGGGATCTGCCGGCCTCGTTCTTCTGGGAATTCCCACCCGGGGCGTCTTTCTCGCGCGGCGCATCGCCGAGAATCTTGAGCGCATCGATCCGAGCATCAGCGCGGATGCGCTCAGCGGCTCGCTCGACGTGACGATGTACCGCGACGATCTGTCGCACAACCGCACCCGCACCCCGCAGCCCACGCAGGTGCCGACGGCAATCGACGGCAAGACCGTCGTTCTCGTCGACGACGTGCTGTTCTCGGGGCGTACCATTCGCGCGGCGCTCGATGCCCTGAACGACCTCGGGCGGCCGCGGGCCGTGCGGCTGGCCGTGCTCGTTGACCGCGGGCATCGCGAGCTGCCGATCCGCGCCGACTTCGTGGGCAAGAACCTGCCAAGTGCGACACATGAGCGCATCAATGTGCACCTCACGGAATTCGACGGCGATGAGTTCGTGACGATCGAGTCCGCCACGTCCGATGAAGGAGAGGACGAGCGATGA
- a CDS encoding aspartate carbamoyltransferase catalytic subunit — MRHLLSTTDLARDDAIHILDVAEDMAAVADREVKKLPALRGKTVVNLFFEDSTRTRISFEAAAKRLSADVINFSAKGSSVSKGESLKDTAQTLAAMGADAVVIRHHASGAPQTLATSGWIDAGIVNAGDGTHQHPTQALLDAFTIRRRLHGAASRGKALDGVTVSIVGDILHSRVARSNVWLLHTLGATVTLVAPPTLLPVDTHAWPATVSYDLDAVIDTQKPDVVMMLRIQAERMHASFFPNSREYSRRWGLDDDRLARLRASSMVMHPGPMNRGLEISAAAADSAQSTVREQVANGVSVRMAALYLLLSGDREDS, encoded by the coding sequence ATGAGGCACCTGCTCTCCACCACCGATCTCGCGCGCGACGACGCGATCCACATTCTCGATGTCGCCGAGGACATGGCCGCCGTCGCCGACCGCGAGGTCAAGAAGCTGCCGGCTCTGCGGGGCAAGACCGTGGTCAACCTCTTCTTCGAGGATTCCACCCGCACCCGCATCTCCTTCGAGGCCGCCGCCAAGCGGCTCTCCGCCGACGTGATCAACTTCAGCGCCAAGGGCTCCAGCGTCTCCAAAGGCGAGAGCCTGAAAGACACGGCACAGACGCTCGCGGCGATGGGGGCGGATGCCGTCGTCATTCGGCATCACGCATCCGGTGCACCGCAGACCCTCGCCACGAGCGGCTGGATCGACGCGGGAATCGTCAATGCGGGCGACGGCACCCACCAGCATCCCACCCAGGCTCTGCTCGACGCCTTCACGATTCGGCGTCGGTTGCACGGCGCCGCCTCACGCGGCAAGGCACTCGACGGTGTCACGGTGAGTATCGTGGGCGACATCCTGCACTCGCGCGTCGCGCGCTCGAACGTCTGGCTGCTGCACACGCTCGGTGCCACCGTCACCCTCGTGGCTCCTCCCACGCTGCTGCCCGTTGACACGCACGCCTGGCCGGCCACCGTCAGTTATGACCTCGATGCCGTCATTGATACACAGAAGCCCGATGTCGTGATGATGCTGCGCATTCAGGCCGAGCGCATGCACGCCTCATTCTTTCCCAACAGCCGGGAGTACTCCAGGCGCTGGGGGCTCGACGACGACAGGCTCGCCCGTCTCCGCGCGAGTAGCATGGTGATGCACCCCGGCCCGATGAATCGTGGCCTGGAAATCTCTGCAGCGGCAGCCGACTCCGCGCAGTCGACGGTGCGTGAGCAAGTAGCCAATGGGGTGTCCGTGCGCATGGCCGCCCTGTACCTCTTGCTGTCCGGTGATCGAGAGGATTCCTGA
- a CDS encoding dihydroorotase produces MSGSNFLIAGATLADGTRTDLLVENGRITETGSGLSKAGASVVDADGLIALPGLVDLHTHLREPGFEQSETVLTGTRAAAAGGFTAVFAMANTSPVADTAGVVEQVLSLGERAGYATVRPIGAVTVGLAGERLAELGAMAASRAAVRVFSDDGKCVSDPLLMRRALEYVKAFNGVIAQHAQEPRLTEDAQMNEGALSGELGLAGWPAVAEESIIARDVLLAEHVGSRLHVCHVSTAGSVDVIRWAKARGIAVTAEVTPHHLLLTEQLARSYDARYKVNPPLRRSEDVEALRAGLADGTIDIVATDHAPHPIEAKDCEWDAAAFGMVGLESALSVVHASVVATDMLDWADVARVLSTTPAAIGGLGGHGAELAAGGAADFTLYDPAATRSFAVEDLAGKGVNSPYLGAQLPGRVLFTFRDGYPTVANGVLADVAETAAHAASRLEAVHG; encoded by the coding sequence ATGTCTGGCTCGAATTTCCTGATAGCTGGCGCCACGCTGGCCGATGGAACACGCACCGATCTGCTCGTCGAAAACGGCCGCATCACCGAGACGGGCTCCGGCCTCTCGAAGGCCGGCGCGAGCGTGGTCGACGCCGACGGCCTCATCGCCCTTCCCGGCCTTGTCGACCTGCACACGCATCTGCGCGAGCCGGGCTTCGAGCAGAGTGAAACCGTGCTCACCGGCACGCGAGCAGCCGCAGCCGGGGGCTTCACCGCCGTCTTCGCCATGGCTAACACCTCACCCGTCGCAGACACGGCCGGGGTGGTCGAGCAGGTGCTCTCGCTCGGCGAGCGTGCCGGTTATGCCACGGTGCGCCCGATCGGTGCCGTCACGGTGGGTCTTGCGGGGGAGAGGCTCGCCGAACTCGGCGCGATGGCCGCCTCTCGTGCGGCCGTTCGCGTCTTCTCCGACGACGGCAAATGTGTCTCCGACCCGCTGCTCATGCGTCGTGCGCTCGAATACGTCAAGGCCTTCAACGGCGTCATAGCCCAGCACGCGCAGGAACCACGCCTCACCGAGGATGCGCAGATGAACGAGGGCGCACTCTCGGGCGAACTCGGCCTTGCCGGCTGGCCTGCCGTGGCCGAGGAGTCGATCATCGCGCGTGATGTGTTGCTCGCCGAGCACGTCGGCTCACGCCTGCACGTCTGCCATGTCTCCACCGCCGGTTCGGTCGACGTGATCCGCTGGGCGAAAGCCCGCGGCATCGCCGTGACCGCCGAGGTCACCCCGCACCACCTGCTGCTCACGGAACAGCTCGCCAGGAGCTACGACGCCCGGTACAAGGTGAATCCGCCGCTGCGCCGTAGCGAAGACGTCGAGGCCCTTCGTGCGGGTCTCGCCGACGGCACCATCGACATCGTCGCGACCGACCACGCGCCGCACCCCATCGAGGCGAAGGACTGCGAGTGGGATGCGGCGGCGTTCGGCATGGTCGGCTTGGAGTCCGCGCTCTCGGTTGTGCACGCATCCGTTGTCGCCACTGACATGCTCGACTGGGCGGATGTGGCGCGCGTGCTCTCGACGACACCGGCGGCCATCGGGGGCCTTGGCGGTCACGGCGCAGAGCTGGCAGCCGGCGGTGCCGCCGATTTCACGCTGTACGACCCCGCCGCCACACGCAGCTTCGCGGTCGAAGACCTCGCCGGCAAGGGCGTCAATTCACCGTATCTGGGTGCGCAGCTGCCCGGCCGCGTGCTCTTCACCTTCCGCGATGGTTACCCAACCGTCGCGAACGGCGTTCTTGCCGACGTCGCAGAAACCGCGGCTCACGCTGCGAGCCGGCTGGAGGCCGTTCATGGATAA
- a CDS encoding PH-like domain-containing protein yields MDKALPTIVIAAIFVLVIVLMVLSWRRRTRRDAAHAPRPVAADARGTELASANVLYVATTAHGEPLQRLAVTGLGFRGKARLVVFDGGVSLTVVGADEVFIAASELLQIAQATWTIDRVVEKDGLVLVAWRGGEGVAIDSYVRVVDADDRMRLMAAMRTICPAATPSTTSGTTGTGSTK; encoded by the coding sequence ATGGATAAGGCTCTTCCCACCATCGTGATAGCCGCGATCTTCGTGCTCGTGATTGTGCTCATGGTGCTCAGCTGGCGACGACGGACCAGGCGCGACGCGGCCCACGCGCCCCGGCCCGTGGCTGCGGATGCCCGTGGCACCGAGCTCGCCTCGGCCAACGTGCTGTATGTGGCCACAACGGCTCACGGCGAGCCGCTTCAGCGCCTCGCCGTCACCGGGCTCGGCTTTCGCGGAAAGGCACGACTGGTGGTCTTCGACGGTGGCGTCTCGCTGACCGTCGTCGGCGCAGACGAGGTCTTCATCGCGGCATCTGAGCTGCTGCAGATCGCGCAGGCCACCTGGACCATCGACCGCGTTGTGGAGAAAGACGGCCTCGTTCTCGTGGCCTGGCGCGGCGGGGAGGGTGTGGCCATCGACAGCTATGTGCGCGTCGTCGATGCCGACGATCGCATGCGCCTGATGGCCGCGATGCGCACGATTTGCCCCGCAGCAACACCATCGACAACGTCCGGAACGACAGGAACAGGGAGCACGAAATAG
- the carA gene encoding glutamine-hydrolyzing carbamoyl-phosphate synthase small subunit, translated as MAKYEPAVLVLEDGNRYVGRAYGARGRTLGEAVFATGMTGYQETLTDPSYAGQIVLMTAPHIGNTGTNDEDMESRRIWVAGFVVREPSRIVSNFRATRSLDDDLVAGAVVGISGIDTRAVTRHIRSAGAMRAGVFSGEDFSLSDGEQLSLVRDAASMAGRNLSAEVSTPEPFTLEATSERIGSVAVLDLGVKKSTLDYLAARGFDVHVLPQSVTASDVLALDVDALFYSNGPGDPAASDAHVELLRETLKAKLPYFGICFGNQLLGRALGFGTYKLPFGHRGINQPVLDKKTGRVEITSQNHGFAVDAPLEGIIDSPAGLGRVEVSHFSLNDNVVEGLNCLDLNAFSVQYHPEAAAGPHDANYLFDRFRDMVLAGTSSQNTAKDSK; from the coding sequence ATGGCGAAATACGAGCCGGCGGTACTCGTTCTTGAGGACGGCAACCGATACGTCGGGCGTGCATACGGCGCACGTGGGCGCACACTCGGCGAGGCAGTGTTCGCGACAGGCATGACCGGCTATCAGGAGACCCTGACCGATCCGTCATACGCGGGGCAGATCGTTCTGATGACGGCGCCGCACATCGGCAACACCGGCACCAACGACGAGGACATGGAGTCTCGCCGCATCTGGGTCGCCGGTTTCGTCGTGCGCGAGCCCTCGCGCATAGTCTCGAACTTTCGGGCCACCCGAAGCCTCGACGATGACCTGGTGGCCGGGGCCGTTGTGGGCATCAGCGGCATCGATACGCGTGCGGTGACCCGTCACATCCGCTCGGCAGGGGCGATGCGTGCCGGCGTTTTCTCGGGCGAAGACTTCTCCCTCTCCGACGGCGAGCAGCTCTCGCTGGTGCGCGACGCCGCTTCGATGGCCGGCCGGAATCTTTCCGCCGAGGTCTCCACACCCGAACCGTTCACTCTTGAGGCCACGAGCGAGCGCATCGGGTCGGTGGCCGTGCTCGATCTCGGTGTCAAGAAGTCCACCCTCGACTATCTGGCCGCCCGCGGCTTCGACGTACACGTGCTGCCCCAGTCTGTGACGGCATCCGATGTACTGGCTCTCGACGTCGATGCCCTGTTCTACTCCAACGGTCCGGGAGACCCGGCGGCATCCGACGCGCATGTCGAGCTGCTGCGCGAGACACTGAAGGCGAAGTTGCCGTACTTCGGCATTTGCTTCGGCAACCAGCTGCTGGGTCGCGCGCTCGGCTTCGGCACGTACAAACTGCCGTTCGGGCACCGTGGCATCAACCAGCCCGTGCTCGACAAGAAGACCGGGCGCGTGGAGATCACCTCGCAGAATCACGGATTCGCGGTCGACGCGCCCCTCGAGGGAATCATCGACTCGCCGGCCGGACTCGGACGCGTCGAGGTGAGCCACTTCAGCCTCAACGACAACGTGGTTGAGGGCTTGAACTGCCTCGACCTCAATGCCTTCAGCGTGCAGTATCACCCCGAGGCAGCCGCCGGTCCGCACGACGCCAATTACCTCTTCGACCGGTTCAGGGACATGGTCCTTGCAGGTACATCGAGCCAGAACACCGCAAAGGACTCCAAGTAA